TGGCTAGGCATGTGTTCAATCTTATCTAAGAGGGGGTGGTGGCTTATGATAATTATTTCGAATGCAAGGAGGATGGCATGGGAAAGGTTGACTTCTCCTCTTATTATAAATGCATTGCAGCTATTCAGATGCTTGGATATGGAATACCCGGTGATCTTATTAATGAGTATGTCCGGATGAGTGAGTCCACGTGCCTCGAATCCATGTATAGGTTCTGCAAGGCCGTGGTAGCAGTATTTGGTCCGGAATACTTGAGAGAACCAACTGTTGTAGATACAACCCGGTTGTTGGCAATAATTGCCGATAGGGGCTTTTCGGAAATGCTTGGTAGCATAGATTGTATGCGCTGGGAGTGGAAGAACCgcccttctgcttggcaagggcagCTTAGGGCCGTGTGAAAGCTTGCACTATCATACTAGAGGCCTTGGCTTCACAAGATCTATGGATTTGGCACTCTTTCTTCGGCATGGTCGGCtgtcacaatgacatcaacgtgcttcAGCACTCTCCGATGTTTGCAAGGCTTGCAGAAGGCAACTGCCCAGAGGTCAATGTTAAGATAAATGGCCACCACTACAACAAAGAATACTAGCCTAGCTgatggtatctatcctcagtgAACTACTCTTGTCAAGACAATCTCCAACCTGATAGGAGAGAAGAGGCATAGATTTTCCCAAGCACAAGAGAGTGCTAGAAAAGATGTGGAGCGTTCTTTTGGTGTTCTTCAATCTTGATGGGACATCATTCGGTATCCTGCTAGAACTTGGAGCATCAAGAagttgtgggaggtgatgactgcttgtgtgatcatgcacaatatgatcgtagaGGATGAGCACTAGGATGAAATCTTCGATCAGGGTTTCAATTTCAGAGAGAAAATGTTGTGCCTGGGCATGGAGGAGCGGCAACGTTTGCACAGTTCACCGAATTTCATCATCAAATGCGTGATTGGAAAATTCACACTTAACTACAAGATGATTTGGTTGATCATAGTGGGCTCacattggcaaccaatagatgtatggTCTAATTTTTCTTTCAAATGTATTTGTGACAATTAAAATTTTATTTGGTTTGTAAACTAAGAGCAAAAAATATGGTCGTGCACGGACGACAATGCGTCGACGCGTTGGGCGCACTGTCAACTCAAACGCGGACAGGGGCGGACAAAGGCCAAAACGCCGACCCATACCGGCAAAAAGTGGACAAAATCCGCGACCGTTTGCGTCGGTGCGTTGGAGTTGCCCTAACAACTTTAACTGAGTTTAAATGGTAACTAAGGACCTGTTCGGATGTCCTCCAAACTCCAAAAACTCCTCGAATCCAACTTCTTATCGTAGCTTCCAGCTCCACGCAGCGACAGGAATCCTGTTCGGTAGCATCGCTGGCTTCTTGCGTCGCCACCATGGGCCGGCGACATCGGTGGTCTGTTAGAGCGCCTTAATGGGCCATCTGAAACTAGCCCAAATGAGCCAGCTTGCGTATGAGAGAGGGATTCGAGGGAGAAAGAGTCGTGTAGTTCTATTtcaacgaggaggaggacgaaacATTTTCTTTGGCGGGGCAATTCTCTGTAAATATGTCAAACTCTCAGCTTCTCAATTCGGTGGAGCTGGCTCCCAGCTTCGCATTTTTACACTACGGTCAGCTGCAGCTTCTCAGCTCCAGCTTCTTGGTGCTAAAACATTCGACTCGACTCCAACTTTAGAGTTTGTGGAGTTAGCTAGAGGACATTAGAACAGACCTTAAGGCTGTGTTCGGACTGGAGGAGAGCAGAGCAAAGGAATAGGAAAAAGTACAGGAAGTGAGGTTGGGTGTACAGTACAAATCACAGGTCTCCAAATTCGTTCTGAAGGGGAGGCCAGGACCCGGGATGATACCACCAACGCCCCAGCACACTGGAGCACTCGAATCAAACTAATCAGATTACCACACTATACAAAGAGAAACAGATCTGTGCTAATAAATAAATTGAACACCAGATTGAGATTTCTGAATGAGAGAGCAAGATGTATGAAGCGAATTACCTAATTCTTGCAAGATCTCCTCACTTCCCCCAAATTTCAGATCTTCCAACCCTTGTGTCGATGGAACGGGGGGTGGAGCTCGAAGGACACAGGGAGGGGGCGGATGAggtggaggaggtggaggaggaggagtaggtGCTCGGATCCGCCGGTTGGGCATGCTGCACCGGTGGTCATCCATGTCGATTTCGCGCGAAGCTCGCGGGAGAAGGGCGCGGGAGTGATGGGGCGGGAGAGTGATGGGGCGAGGGGAGGATTTTCACCGGGCGTTTTCTTTGGTACGAGTAGATGTTATTTTTCCTGTGAAAAGTACAGGTTAGCGACGCTTTCCTGTGGAACAGACAAAATACTTCCTGCGAAGCGAACGGGCTTCCTGGAATTTATTCCCGTGGAAATTAGACCTGTAGAAATCCTGTGAAAATCCCGTGCACCGAACGCAGCCTTAGTATTGCATAGATCCTGGCCGTCGAGGGAGGGTTTTACCTGAGCGAGTACAGCCATTGGATCAGATAAGCGTTGCTGGACGCGCAACAGTTAACTGAAGGTCAACACTGCCTCATCTCAGAAACACATGCGCTGCTTGACCCAAGGATCGGATGGCAACGGTGCCGAATGTCACTTTTGAGCACGcacctaagagcatctccaataggcATGCGACGCACCAAATTATTTTTAGCGTCGAAATAACGTTTTAGCGCGTGCAAAAGGGTGATTGCTTTTTCAAACGTTGCAAAATTTAGCGTGCCACTGTAGCGCTTCATCAGGCGCGGTAAAATCCACAGCGCGCACCCAACCGGCGCTTGGAAAAATATGAAACAACACATACAGAAACATTCATAGTTCAAATTCATGGCATAGTTCAAGCCCCAAACCACACACAAGTTAATACAATGCTAAATAAAAATAGATAAAACGATGCTAGACTACTCCTCGTCCTCCTCGGTGGTGTAGTCTGACGACGTAAACGCGTCGAGCCACCGAGGATCTTCACTGTCCCAGGTTGACGCCGGGTTGTCGAGCTGGGCTTCCGCCAGTTCCTTCCGCGCACGCTTGTCCGCCCGACGCACGGCTCGCTCCGCTCTCCTCTGCGCCCAGAACTCGTTCTCGGCAGCGACATCCAGCGGGGAGCGCTCGCGCCACACCGCCATGGTGTGCTCGTCCGCCTCGGCAATGTGGAGGCGGCGCTCCCGCTTCCGCTTGAGGCGGCGATCCTCGTGTTGATTAGTCGCGGGGGAGGCACGAGATCGTGCGCCTGCTGGCGCGTCCGCGTGTCGAAGAAATTCATCTGCGAGCGAGGCCGCCCGAGGTGCCACGCCGCCGTGTCGTACGCGCGAGCGGCCTCATGGGCGTTGTCGAATGTTCCGAGCACGAGGCGTGTATCACCGGAGCGGATCTCCGCGTAATACACGCCGGACGAGCGGAGGCGGACGCCGCGGTAGCCCG
This sequence is a window from Aegilops tauschii subsp. strangulata cultivar AL8/78 chromosome 7, Aet v6.0, whole genome shotgun sequence. Protein-coding genes within it:
- the LOC109765632 gene encoding uncharacterized protein, yielding MPPRPRSSSGYRGVRLRSSGVYYAEIRSGDTRLVLGTFDNAHEAARAYDTAAWHLGRPRSQMNFFDTRTRQQAHDLRKRERRLHIAEADEHTMAVWRERSPLDVAAENEFWAQRRAERAVRRADKRARKELAEAQLDNPASTWDSEDPRWLDAFTSSDYTTEEDEE